One segment of Manihot esculenta cultivar AM560-2 chromosome 4, M.esculenta_v8, whole genome shotgun sequence DNA contains the following:
- the LOC110612884 gene encoding protein YIF1B, giving the protein MYNNVGAQPGVPRPPTNPQPNPFGNAFYGAGSGLIKGGLGAYGEKILGSSSEYVQSNISRYFSDPQYYFQVNDQYVRNKVKIVLFPFLHRGHWTRITEPVGGRLSYKPPIYDINAPDLYIPFMAFGTYVVLAGLSLGLNGKFSPEALNWLFVKGLLGWFLQVSLLKVTLLSLGSGEAPLLDIVAYAGYTFTGMCIAVLGKILFKYSYYFLMPWTCLCMGVFLVKTMKRVLFAEVRSYDSSRHHYLLLFIALAQFPLFIWLGNITVNWLF; this is encoded by the exons ATGTACAACAATGTTGGAGCCCAGCCTGGGGTACCTAGGCCACCAACAAATCCTCAGCCTAATCCATTTGGAAATGCATTCTATGGAGCTGGTTCAGGGCTTATCAAAGGTGGACTTGGTGCATATGGAGAGAAAATTCTAGGATCAAGCTCTGAATATGTACAAAGCAAT ATAAGTAGATACTTCTCTGATCCCCAATATTATTTCCAAGTGAATGACCAATATGTGAGAAATAAAGTGAAAATTGTTCTATTTCCTTTCCTGCACAGG GGACACTGGACACGGATAACTGAGCCGGTAGGAGGCAGGCTTTCCTACAAACCCCCAATTTATGATATAAATGCGCCAGACCTATACATCCCCTTCATGGCATTTGGCACATACGTTGTACTTGCTGGCTTGTCTTTAGGACTTAATGGAAA GTTTAGCCCAGAAGCACTCAATTGGCTGTTTGTGAAGGGATTACTTGGCTGGTTTCTGCAAGTTTCATTGCTCAAAGTAACACTACTTTCGCTAGGTAGCGGAGAGGCACCCTTGTTGGACATTGTTGCATATGCTGGTTATACTTTCACAGGGATGTGCATTGCTGTCCTCGGAAAGATTTTATTCAAATACTCGTACTACTTTTTGATGCCATGGACATGCTTATGTATGGGAGTTTTCTTGGTGAAGACCATGAAGAGGGTCCTTTTCGCAGAGGTGAGGAGTTATGATTCGAGCCGGCATCATTATCTGTTACTATTCATAGCTTTGGCTCAGTTCCCACTATTCATATGGCTGGGCAACATTACCGTGAATTGGCTTTTCTAA